One Thiocapsa sp. genomic window carries:
- a CDS encoding c-type cytochrome codes for MKAIAAVLPLVLAIGPAAALDIENAKRINRSCALCHGNYGQGTPGTMSPRLAGLPAGYLAKELRFYRDGVRRYPPMVIASSVDSMTDKDIDDISEYLAGVNLRTLNLPEIPAYTKGDAERGEDYFMDECKGCHRTTGLGKPEKDIPPLAGQYGSYLFNQMKRFQEKDRHHDNDPEDETFDGLEDEALDDLVTFLTTLPAHGPLDKVEPFSLQAESPPESEMTDAMIALGTGGTTAAAQATGGALKATKIAGRFKVLPTGDILLTPINQDMRPVTGLSGDFEVTEDGLLFIPR; via the coding sequence ATGAAAGCCATCGCGGCAGTCCTGCCGCTCGTTCTCGCCATCGGTCCCGCCGCGGCCCTCGACATCGAGAACGCCAAGCGGATCAACCGGTCATGTGCCCTCTGTCACGGCAACTACGGCCAGGGCACACCCGGCACCATGTCCCCCAGGCTCGCCGGCCTGCCCGCCGGCTACCTGGCCAAGGAGCTACGCTTCTACCGCGACGGGGTCAGGCGTTACCCTCCCATGGTGATCGCGTCCAGCGTCGACTCCATGACCGACAAGGATATCGACGACATCTCCGAGTATCTGGCCGGGGTGAACCTGCGCACGCTCAATCTGCCGGAGATCCCTGCCTACACCAAAGGGGATGCCGAGCGGGGCGAGGACTACTTCATGGATGAATGCAAGGGCTGCCACCGCACCACGGGGCTGGGCAAGCCGGAGAAAGACATCCCGCCGCTGGCCGGCCAGTACGGCAGCTATCTGTTCAACCAAATGAAACGGTTCCAGGAAAAGGATCGCCATCACGATAACGACCCGGAAGACGAGACGTTCGACGGGCTGGAAGACGAAGCCCTGGACGATCTGGTCACCTTCCTCACCACACTCCCTGCCCACGGCCCCCTGGATAAGGTCGAACCCTTCAGCCTGCAGGCCGAATCGCCTCCGGAGAGTGAGATGACGGACGCGATGATCGCGCTGGGCACTGGCGGGACGACGGCCGCGGCGCAGGCGACGGGCGGGGCGCTCAAGGCGACGAAGATCGCCGGACGCTTCAAGGTGCTGCCGACCGGCGACATCCTGCTCACCCCCATCAACCAGGATATGCGCCCGGTGACCGGCCTCTCCGGCGACTTCGAGGTCACCGAGGACGGTCTGCTGTTCATTCCGAGGTGA
- the moaA gene encoding GTP 3',8-cyclase MoaA: protein MNDQTLTDPFGRRIAYLRLSVTDRCDLRCGYCLPKGFKGFEEPEHWLTFEEITRVVGAFTALGVSRVRITGGEPLVRRNLPELAAGLSALSGLDDLSISSNCTRMESLAEPLYRAGVRRLNVSLDSLRPEVFKQVTGGDLDKVLRGIAAARAVGFAPIRVNTVAMRGVNDAEIEDILGYCADNGFTLRLIETMPMGATGQAARDQYLDLQTVRRRLEQRFTLIPDILPGGGPARYFRLGATETRIGFITPISQHFCETCNRVRLTVDGTLYLCLGQDSSYALRPLLRDSIGDDELLEHLKRAIILKPERHEFNERPEKVIRFMSMTGG, encoded by the coding sequence ATGAACGACCAGACCCTCACCGACCCCTTTGGCCGACGCATTGCCTACCTGCGCCTGTCCGTCACCGACCGCTGCGACCTGCGCTGCGGCTATTGCCTGCCGAAAGGCTTCAAGGGGTTCGAGGAGCCCGAGCACTGGCTCACGTTCGAGGAAATCACCCGCGTCGTCGGCGCCTTCACCGCGCTGGGGGTGAGCCGTGTGCGCATCACCGGCGGCGAGCCGCTGGTGCGACGCAACCTGCCCGAGCTGGCCGCCGGGCTGTCGGCGCTGTCCGGCCTGGATGATCTCTCCATCTCCAGCAACTGCACCCGCATGGAGTCGCTCGCCGAGCCGCTCTATCGTGCCGGCGTGCGCCGGCTCAATGTCAGCCTCGACAGCCTGCGCCCCGAGGTCTTCAAGCAGGTCACCGGCGGGGATCTCGACAAGGTGCTGCGCGGCATCGCGGCGGCACGCGCGGTCGGCTTCGCCCCGATTCGCGTCAATACCGTCGCGATGCGCGGTGTGAACGACGCGGAGATCGAGGACATCCTCGGCTACTGCGCGGACAACGGCTTCACGCTACGCCTGATCGAGACCATGCCGATGGGCGCGACCGGTCAAGCCGCGCGGGATCAGTATCTCGATCTCCAGACGGTGCGTCGCCGCCTGGAGCAGCGATTCACGCTGATTCCGGACATCCTTCCCGGCGGCGGCCCGGCGCGCTACTTCCGCCTCGGCGCGACCGAGACCCGGATCGGCTTCATCACCCCGATCTCGCAGCATTTCTGCGAGACCTGCAACCGAGTACGCCTCACGGTCGACGGCACCCTGTATCTGTGTCTCGGTCAGGACAGCAGCTACGCGCTGCGACCGCTGCTGCGCGACAGCATCGGGGATGACGAACTGCTTGAGCATCTGAAACGCGCCATTATCTTGAAACCCGAGCGTCACGAGTTCAATGAGCGCCCGGAGAAGGTCATCCGATTCATGTCGATGACGGGCGGATGA
- a CDS encoding DUF302 domain-containing protein: MKPLIRRLIGAAVAIVALAAWAQDRPQVEIHDISQTVVKMSLQGGVSIEDASAAMMSKAAELNWKLVGRQEVHAEIRARGEESPHLEILQFCDPDDAVKMVRIDPIYSAYMPCRIALVEDTQGRPWLFMLNLDMLINNTSLPNDLQELAIRVNQAMLIIMTAGATGEF, encoded by the coding sequence GTGAAGCCACTCATTCGCCGCCTGATCGGCGCAGCCGTCGCGATCGTGGCCCTGGCTGCCTGGGCTCAGGACCGCCCCCAGGTGGAGATCCACGACATCTCCCAGACCGTTGTCAAGATGAGCCTTCAGGGCGGGGTGAGCATCGAGGACGCCAGCGCCGCGATGATGTCGAAGGCCGCGGAGCTCAATTGGAAGCTGGTCGGCCGTCAGGAGGTCCACGCGGAGATCCGGGCCCGGGGCGAGGAGTCCCCGCACCTGGAGATCCTCCAGTTTTGCGACCCGGACGACGCGGTCAAGATGGTGCGGATAGACCCCATCTACTCGGCCTACATGCCCTGCCGCATCGCGCTGGTCGAGGACACCCAGGGAAGGCCCTGGCTGTTCATGCTCAACCTGGACATGCTGATCAACAACACCTCGCTGCCCAACGACCTCCAGGAACTGGCGATACGGGTTAACCAGGCGATGCTGATCATCATGACGGCTGGGGCCACCGGCGAGTTCTGA
- the rbfA gene encoding 30S ribosome-binding factor RbfA, giving the protein MKEFDRTERIGAELKRVLSTLVRDEVNDPRLANITVHEVRVTRDLAHAKVFFTCFPTDDEAAEQTRLLNGRLAGFLRHGLAQRVRLRTIPQLHFVFDESIGKGERLAALIAQAVGQSDTSTHQDADQEPQVDGTPS; this is encoded by the coding sequence ATGAAGGAATTCGACCGCACGGAACGCATCGGCGCCGAGCTGAAGCGTGTCCTCTCTACGTTGGTTCGCGACGAGGTGAATGATCCGCGTCTGGCCAACATCACGGTCCACGAGGTGCGGGTGACGCGGGACTTGGCGCACGCCAAGGTCTTTTTCACCTGCTTCCCGACGGACGACGAGGCCGCCGAGCAGACGCGTCTGCTCAACGGGAGGCTCGCCGGTTTCCTCCGTCACGGGCTCGCGCAGCGCGTGCGTCTTCGGACCATCCCTCAGCTGCATTTCGTGTTCGACGAGTCGATCGGCAAGGGCGAGCGCCTCGCGGCGCTGATCGCGCAAGCGGTCGGGCAGTCCGACACATCCACGCATCAAGACGCCGATCAGGAGCCGCAGGTTGATGGGACGCCGTCGTAA
- the truB gene encoding tRNA pseudouridine(55) synthase TruB, translating to MGRRRNTGRDVTGILLLDKPLGLSSNDALQRVKRFYRAAKAGHTGSLDPLATGLLPCCLGDATKFSAYLLDADKRYRVRVRLGVTTTTADAEGDIVADEPVVGIDEARVREVLLGFLGTISQVPPMHSAVKHQGQRLYKLARQGLEVERTPREIQIFALDLLSMDLPEIELDVHCSKGTYVRTLAEDIGRMLGCGAYVSGLRRTAVGPYAETAGPFVGLDRIETMAGEDDMAGLDALLLPLDSALGHWPAVRLSADAAFYLRQGQAVLIPQAPTHGLVRLYDPSQIFVGVGSILDDGRVQPKRLI from the coding sequence ATGGGACGCCGTCGTAATACAGGCCGGGATGTTACGGGTATCCTGCTGCTGGACAAACCGCTGGGCCTGTCGTCGAACGACGCCCTGCAGCGCGTGAAGCGCTTCTACCGCGCCGCCAAGGCCGGCCATACCGGGAGCCTCGATCCCCTGGCGACCGGACTCTTGCCCTGCTGTCTGGGCGATGCGACCAAATTCTCCGCCTATCTGCTGGATGCGGACAAACGCTATCGGGTGCGCGTGCGCTTGGGCGTGACGACCACGACCGCCGATGCCGAGGGCGACATCGTTGCCGACGAGCCGGTCGTCGGGATCGACGAGGCGCGCGTGCGCGAGGTGCTGCTGGGCTTTCTCGGCACCATCTCGCAAGTGCCGCCGATGCACTCGGCCGTGAAACACCAAGGGCAACGGCTCTACAAGCTGGCTCGCCAGGGTTTGGAGGTCGAGCGCACGCCGCGCGAGATTCAGATCTTCGCGCTCGATCTGCTCTCGATGGATCTACCCGAGATCGAGCTGGACGTGCATTGCTCCAAGGGCACCTATGTCCGTACGCTCGCCGAAGATATCGGTCGCATGCTGGGCTGCGGGGCCTATGTCAGCGGACTGCGCCGCACCGCCGTCGGGCCTTACGCGGAGACCGCCGGTCCTTTTGTCGGTCTGGACCGGATCGAGACGATGGCCGGAGAAGACGACATGGCCGGTCTGGATGCGCTGCTCCTGCCGCTCGACAGCGCCTTGGGCCACTGGCCGGCGGTGCGTCTCTCCGCCGATGCCGCTTTCTATCTGCGGCAAGGCCAGGCGGTCTTGATCCCGCAGGCGCCGACCCACGGACTGGTCCGGCTCTATGATCCGTCGCAGATCTTTGTCGGTGTCGGCAGTATCCTCGACGACGGGCGCGTCCAGCCCAAGAGGCTGATTTAG
- a CDS encoding molybdopterin-dependent oxidoreductase, whose protein sequence is MSIGQDIDEILSRSLKIKRRSILKACAAAAAAIGTGGLVRIKDAAAFAYRDYPTDDALETVVTSCAHNCGSRHVLVAHKKGNVIVRLSSDDGTHQRGGCYGKDTEEEPQLRACLRGRAYRERIYSAERLLYPMIRVGERGEGRFRRATWDEALELVSDKLIAIKEQYGHQAILDQSYAGASYGVLHKSDQIEGLQGRLLGMFACRTSSWSVPSYQGTTTSSRWTFGTIEDGSEDDTFAHSKLMILWGWNPAFTFHGGNTVYYMRLAKQRGCKFVCIDPQYTDTAAVFDAWWIPIRPGTDAAMMAGMAHFIFSRGLQDQPFIDKFVQGMDPRSMPDWAATSPNGRESFKEYILGTHDGRPKTPEWAAEICGVAAADIEKLAQLYATTKPAALKACWGPGRAAYGEQFNRMAAALQAMTGNIGVLGGCAEGVGKAWHAEGVAHPHDQYSNIWFASIKSDRWAYIVNNYPNVSREEAGLWPRDDERDGVVPNIRGIFWQGSDWLNQLTNINAEIEAIKKLDLVVCLDQTITPSGLYADVLLPICTHFERHDVALPWYKGHYYIHRPKVIEPLGESKTDFQVFTELAYRIGNKTGMGDRFGQVYNPRATRDYWNNPDPVDEAYLRAWWDDRVMARQHVEMPWNEFKRLGIYKFKLERPHVGFQDQIEQGIPFPTASGKIEILSSELARIDDWAKTQYGYPIPSIPKWIEPFESLNHHEKRKRHPYHMITPHPRNRTHSIFHNIANLQEACPHEMMINRVDAQRLGLRTGEVVEVFNDRGRILVPVYVSQRCMPGVVVCPEGTWIDLDDEGIDRGGNPNLLTADEPSPAGSFAYNTILVDIRKTVLEFRPGWDESSVSRTHVFGRDL, encoded by the coding sequence ATGAGTATCGGTCAAGACATCGACGAGATCCTGTCGCGTTCACTCAAGATCAAGCGACGCAGCATACTCAAGGCCTGCGCCGCGGCGGCTGCCGCCATCGGTACCGGTGGATTAGTGCGCATCAAGGACGCCGCCGCTTTCGCCTATCGGGATTATCCCACCGACGACGCGCTGGAGACGGTGGTCACCAGCTGCGCACACAATTGCGGCTCGCGCCACGTGCTGGTGGCTCACAAGAAGGGCAACGTGATCGTGCGCCTTTCCTCCGACGACGGCACCCATCAACGGGGCGGCTGCTATGGGAAGGACACCGAGGAAGAGCCCCAACTTCGCGCCTGTCTGCGCGGCCGTGCCTATCGCGAGCGCATCTATTCCGCGGAGCGGCTGCTCTACCCCATGATCCGGGTGGGAGAGCGCGGGGAGGGGCGATTCCGGCGGGCTACCTGGGACGAGGCGCTGGAGCTGGTCTCCGACAAGCTGATCGCCATCAAGGAGCAGTATGGACACCAGGCGATCCTCGATCAGAGCTATGCCGGTGCCTCCTATGGCGTTTTGCACAAGTCGGACCAGATCGAGGGCCTCCAGGGCCGGCTCCTCGGCATGTTCGCCTGCCGGACCAGCTCCTGGTCAGTTCCCTCCTACCAGGGAACCACCACCAGCTCGCGCTGGACCTTCGGCACCATCGAGGACGGCAGCGAGGACGACACCTTCGCCCACTCGAAGCTGATGATCCTGTGGGGCTGGAACCCCGCCTTCACCTTCCACGGGGGGAATACCGTCTATTACATGCGCCTGGCCAAGCAGCGCGGCTGCAAGTTTGTCTGCATCGACCCGCAGTACACCGACACCGCGGCGGTCTTCGATGCCTGGTGGATTCCCATCCGGCCCGGAACGGACGCGGCCATGATGGCCGGCATGGCCCACTTCATCTTCTCCCGCGGGCTCCAGGACCAGCCCTTCATCGACAAATTCGTCCAGGGCATGGACCCGCGCAGCATGCCCGACTGGGCGGCCACGTCACCGAACGGGCGCGAAAGCTTCAAAGAGTACATCCTCGGCACCCACGATGGCCGGCCCAAGACGCCGGAATGGGCCGCCGAGATCTGCGGGGTCGCGGCGGCGGACATCGAGAAGCTCGCGCAGCTCTATGCCACCACCAAGCCCGCCGCCCTCAAGGCCTGCTGGGGTCCGGGGCGGGCGGCATACGGCGAGCAGTTCAACCGCATGGCCGCCGCGCTCCAGGCCATGACCGGGAACATCGGTGTCCTCGGCGGCTGCGCCGAGGGGGTCGGCAAGGCCTGGCACGCAGAGGGGGTCGCCCACCCCCACGATCAGTACTCGAACATCTGGTTCGCATCCATCAAGTCCGACCGCTGGGCCTATATCGTCAACAACTATCCCAACGTCAGCCGCGAGGAGGCCGGCCTCTGGCCGCGCGATGACGAACGCGACGGGGTGGTGCCGAACATCCGCGGAATCTTCTGGCAGGGCTCTGACTGGCTCAATCAGCTCACCAACATCAATGCCGAGATCGAGGCCATCAAGAAGCTCGACCTGGTGGTCTGCCTCGATCAGACGATCACCCCCTCCGGGCTCTATGCCGACGTGCTGCTGCCCATCTGCACCCATTTCGAGCGCCACGACGTGGCCCTGCCCTGGTACAAGGGCCACTACTACATCCATCGCCCCAAGGTGATCGAGCCCTTGGGAGAGTCGAAGACCGACTTCCAGGTCTTCACCGAGCTCGCCTACCGAATCGGCAACAAGACCGGGATGGGCGACCGGTTCGGGCAGGTCTACAACCCGCGCGCCACACGGGACTACTGGAACAACCCGGACCCGGTGGACGAGGCCTATCTGCGGGCCTGGTGGGATGACCGGGTCATGGCCCGCCAGCACGTCGAGATGCCCTGGAACGAGTTCAAACGACTGGGCATCTACAAGTTCAAGCTCGAGCGGCCTCACGTGGGCTTTCAGGACCAGATCGAGCAGGGCATCCCGTTCCCGACCGCGTCCGGGAAGATCGAGATCCTCTCCTCCGAGCTGGCCCGGATCGACGACTGGGCCAAGACCCAGTACGGCTATCCGATCCCGTCCATCCCCAAGTGGATCGAGCCGTTCGAGTCGCTCAACCATCACGAGAAGCGCAAGCGCCATCCCTATCACATGATCACGCCGCACCCGCGCAACCGCACCCACTCGATCTTCCACAATATCGCCAATCTCCAGGAGGCCTGTCCCCACGAGATGATGATCAACAGGGTCGACGCCCAGCGGCTTGGGTTGCGCACCGGGGAGGTGGTGGAGGTCTTCAACGACCGGGGACGGATCCTGGTGCCGGTCTATGTTTCCCAGCGCTGCATGCCCGGGGTGGTGGTCTGCCCCGAGGGAACCTGGATCGACCTCGACGACGAGGGCATCGACCGGGGCGGCAATCCCAATCTGCTCACCGCCGATGAGCCCAGCCCGGCCGGTTCGTTCGCCTACAACACCATCCTGGTGGACATCCGGAAAACCGTCCTGGAATTCCGACCCGGCTGGGATGAGTCGTCGGTGTCCCGCACCCACGTCTTCGGCCGGGACCTCTAG
- the rpsO gene encoding 30S ribosomal protein S15 produces MTMTAAEKKQIVEDYRRADADTGSPEVQVALLTARILQLTDHFKEHKHDHHSRRGLVHMVNSRRKLLDYLKRKDVDRYRELITRLGLRR; encoded by the coding sequence ATGACAATGACCGCAGCCGAGAAGAAACAGATTGTCGAAGACTACCGTCGTGCCGATGCCGACACGGGGTCTCCGGAGGTGCAGGTCGCGCTCTTGACCGCGCGCATCCTGCAGCTCACCGATCACTTCAAGGAGCACAAGCACGATCATCACTCGCGCCGCGGTCTGGTGCACATGGTCAATTCCCGTCGCAAGCTGCTGGATTATCTCAAGCGCAAGGATGTCGACCGCTATCGCGAGCTGATCACGCGTCTCGGCCTGCGCCGCTGA
- the pnp gene encoding polyribonucleotide nucleotidyltransferase, with protein MIPKAIVKQFKLGDQTVTFETGEIARQADGAVLVNVDDTVVLVTVVVDKRPGAVRDFLPLTVDYQEKTYAAGRIPGGFFRREGRPSEVEVLTSRLIDRPIRPLFAKGFRQEIQVIATVKSLNPAVNPEVPAMLGVSAALAISGVPFNGPIGAVRVGYKNGEYILNPAVVGVGPDSDLDLIVAGTEKAVLMVESEARGLTEEVMLGAVLFGHEQMKPAIAAIRELAAEAGKPPMDWTPPVADTALAEAVASACGERIAEGYRIKDKQERYTALNAVRAAVVAELCVGESPAWSEAQVMGAIEKFEKTTVRSSIIAGNPRIDGRDNVTVRPITIRTGVLPRTHGSALFTRGETQALVITTLGTERDSQIIDALEGERREHFMLHYNFPPFCVGETGRVGTPKRREVGHGRLAKRGVLAVMPSIEEFPYSVRVVSEITESNGSSSMASVCGTSLSLMDAGVPVKAPVAGVAMGLIKEGDAFAVLTDIMGDEDHLGDMDFKVAGTSEGINALQMDIKIEGITAEIMETALDQAKAGRLHILGEMNKVIGAHRSEMSEHAPRIIELKIHPEKIRDVIGKGGSVIRAITEETGATIDINDDGVVKIFSVEKAAGEEAKRRIRLITADVEVGKIYEGRVARLMDFGAFVTILPGRDGLVHISQICEERVQSVSDKLSEGDQVRVKVLEVDKQGRIRLSMKAIEPGE; from the coding sequence GTGATTCCCAAAGCTATCGTTAAGCAATTCAAGCTCGGCGACCAGACAGTGACGTTCGAGACCGGCGAGATCGCGCGCCAAGCCGACGGCGCCGTGTTGGTCAATGTCGACGATACGGTTGTTCTGGTCACGGTCGTTGTCGACAAGCGCCCCGGCGCGGTGCGCGACTTCCTGCCCTTGACCGTTGATTATCAAGAAAAGACCTATGCCGCCGGCCGTATCCCCGGCGGCTTTTTTCGTCGCGAAGGGCGTCCGAGCGAGGTCGAGGTTCTGACCTCGCGTCTGATCGACCGTCCGATCCGCCCGTTGTTTGCGAAGGGCTTCAGGCAAGAGATCCAGGTGATCGCGACGGTCAAGTCGCTGAACCCTGCGGTCAATCCCGAGGTTCCCGCCATGCTCGGCGTCTCGGCCGCATTGGCGATCTCGGGTGTTCCGTTCAACGGACCGATCGGCGCCGTGCGCGTCGGCTACAAGAACGGCGAGTACATCCTCAATCCGGCGGTCGTCGGCGTCGGTCCGGATTCGGACCTCGACCTCATCGTCGCCGGTACCGAGAAGGCCGTCTTGATGGTCGAGTCCGAGGCGCGCGGGCTCACCGAGGAGGTGATGCTCGGTGCCGTGCTGTTTGGTCATGAGCAGATGAAGCCGGCGATTGCCGCGATCCGCGAGCTGGCCGCCGAGGCAGGCAAGCCCCCGATGGACTGGACGCCCCCCGTGGCCGATACCGCATTGGCCGAGGCCGTGGCGAGCGCCTGTGGCGAGCGTATCGCCGAGGGCTATCGCATCAAGGACAAGCAAGAGCGCTATACCGCCCTGAACGCGGTCCGCGCGGCGGTGGTTGCCGAGCTTTGCGTCGGCGAGAGCCCCGCCTGGAGCGAGGCGCAGGTGATGGGTGCGATCGAGAAGTTCGAGAAGACCACGGTGCGCAGCTCGATCATTGCCGGGAACCCGCGTATCGACGGCCGCGACAACGTGACTGTGCGTCCCATCACGATTCGCACCGGTGTGCTGCCCCGCACCCACGGCTCGGCACTCTTCACGCGCGGCGAGACCCAGGCCCTGGTCATCACGACCTTGGGCACCGAGCGCGATTCGCAGATCATCGATGCCTTGGAAGGCGAGCGGCGCGAGCACTTCATGCTCCACTACAACTTCCCGCCCTTCTGTGTCGGTGAGACCGGTCGGGTCGGCACGCCGAAGCGGCGCGAGGTCGGCCACGGCCGGTTGGCCAAGCGCGGCGTGCTCGCCGTCATGCCGAGCATCGAAGAGTTCCCCTATTCGGTGCGCGTGGTCTCCGAGATCACCGAGTCCAACGGCTCGAGCTCCATGGCCAGTGTCTGCGGCACGAGTTTGTCGCTGATGGATGCCGGCGTGCCGGTGAAGGCGCCGGTGGCCGGCGTGGCGATGGGCCTGATCAAAGAGGGCGATGCCTTCGCCGTGCTGACCGACATCATGGGCGACGAGGATCACCTCGGCGACATGGACTTCAAGGTGGCCGGAACGTCCGAGGGCATCAACGCCCTGCAGATGGACATCAAGATCGAGGGCATCACTGCCGAGATCATGGAAACGGCACTCGATCAGGCGAAGGCCGGTCGGCTGCACATCCTCGGCGAGATGAACAAGGTCATCGGCGCACACCGCTCCGAGATGTCCGAGCATGCTCCACGCATCATCGAGCTGAAGATCCATCCGGAGAAGATCCGCGACGTCATCGGCAAGGGCGGCTCCGTCATCCGCGCCATCACGGAAGAGACCGGCGCCACCATCGACATCAACGACGACGGTGTGGTCAAGATCTTCTCGGTCGAGAAGGCCGCCGGCGAGGAGGCCAAGCGTCGGATCCGTCTGATCACGGCCGATGTCGAGGTCGGCAAGATCTACGAAGGTCGCGTCGCACGCCTGATGGATTTCGGCGCCTTCGTCACCATCCTGCCCGGCCGCGACGGTCTGGTGCACATCTCGCAGATCTGCGAGGAGCGCGTCCAAAGCGTGAGCGATAAGCTCTCCGAGGGCGATCAGGTCCGTGTGAAAGTCCTGGAGGTCGACAAGCAAGGCCGCATCCGCTTGAGCATGAAGGCGATCGAGCCGGGCGAGTAA